In one window of Dokdonia sp. PRO95 DNA:
- a CDS encoding DUF262 domain-containing protein: MSENINIDQELENLEESQENQDDYNENPPNDIVAYNELRSCADLLRMYLENQLEIQPDFQRDVVWNKAMQTRLIDSLVKQLPIPSLCLSLDYKTQERFVIDGLQRIATVVNFLNVKSEDEWKLARLDDIDERISGKTNLTIKKKYPELFSKIQNTVLPITVLRCDYSKKSHMNYLFTIFHRLNTGGSKLTNQEIRNCIYNGTLNNFLKNIVSRENFINLFDIKANKVYRFSNEELVLRFISFHTKYEDYNGRLAKFLNDFMEDNKNANDEFIVNLVDITTRTINLLYETILNNEPLPRLSKATTEAILVGISRNIATLENKNAAELHNLYMALRNDELFSVESLKEGLAQKDRVIDRLTRAIEIFSA; the protein is encoded by the coding sequence ATGTCTGAAAATATAAATATTGACCAAGAATTAGAGAACTTAGAAGAATCTCAAGAGAATCAGGATGACTATAATGAAAACCCACCTAATGATATTGTTGCATATAATGAACTTAGGTCTTGTGCCGATTTATTAAGAATGTACCTAGAGAACCAACTTGAAATTCAACCAGATTTTCAGCGAGATGTAGTTTGGAACAAGGCTATGCAAACTAGATTAATTGATTCTTTAGTTAAACAATTACCTATTCCAAGTTTGTGTTTAAGTCTTGATTATAAAACACAAGAAAGATTTGTAATTGACGGTCTTCAAAGAATAGCAACTGTCGTCAATTTTTTAAATGTCAAATCAGAAGATGAATGGAAATTAGCAAGACTGGACGATATTGACGAGAGAATATCCGGCAAAACTAATTTAACAATAAAGAAAAAATACCCTGAACTTTTCAGTAAAATCCAAAATACTGTTTTACCGATTACAGTATTGAGGTGTGACTATTCTAAAAAAAGCCATATGAATTATTTGTTTACAATTTTTCATAGACTAAATACTGGTGGCAGTAAATTGACAAATCAAGAAATTAGAAATTGTATTTATAATGGCACTTTAAATAATTTTTTAAAGAATATAGTCAGCAGAGAAAACTTTATAAATCTATTTGACATAAAAGCCAATAAGGTTTATCGCTTTTCTAATGAAGAATTAGTATTAAGATTTATTTCTTTTCACACAAAATATGAGGATTACAATGGTCGTTTAGCAAAATTTTTAAATGACTTTATGGAGGATAATAAAAATGCCAATGATGAATTTATCGTAAATTTAGTTGACATTACAACTAGAACAATTAATCTATTATATGAAACAATATTAAATAACGAACCCTTACCAAGACTAAGTAAAGCAACTACAGAAGCAATACTTGTTGGCATTTCAAGAAATATTGCAACATTAGAAAACAAAAATGCTGCAGAATTACATAATCTATATATGGCATTGAGAAATGATGAATTATTTTCTGTAGAGAGCTTAAAAGAGGGCTTAGCTCAAAAGGATAGAGTAATTGATAGATTAACAAGAGCAATAGAAATTTTCTCAGCATAA
- a CDS encoding glycerophosphodiester phosphodiesterase family protein, translated as MKTLLLPLLLVGILIAGCTPSVEKKNTLQEFFSYTENGETLISAHRGGKSYAGYPENSLETMKYIKESIPNALFEIDVASSEDGVLFLMHDSSLERTTTGSGRVDQKDWATLSQLHLKDDFDSITDYQIPLFKDVLDWAKKENAILTVDIKRSVDPELVLRFIEENDALAQSVIITYSMETAQQLYKLNPEVVLSVSIRNMKEFDTAASSGIPWKNMVAFTGTIESDPSLYAKLHEKGVMCMLGTLGNLDKKAKARGDVLYKEWTKLGIDVFATDRPLEVQKALSK; from the coding sequence ATGAAAACACTACTACTTCCCCTACTCCTAGTTGGAATTCTTATTGCAGGATGCACTCCATCTGTTGAGAAAAAAAATACGCTACAAGAGTTCTTCAGTTATACTGAGAATGGCGAGACCTTAATCAGTGCGCATCGCGGTGGTAAAAGTTATGCAGGCTACCCTGAGAACAGCTTAGAAACCATGAAATACATCAAAGAGTCTATTCCAAACGCGTTGTTTGAAATTGACGTGGCAAGTAGTGAAGATGGCGTTCTATTTCTTATGCATGACAGTTCGCTAGAAAGAACAACAACTGGCTCTGGAAGAGTTGATCAAAAAGATTGGGCAACACTCTCACAACTCCACCTCAAAGATGATTTTGACTCCATCACTGATTATCAAATCCCTTTATTTAAAGATGTTTTAGACTGGGCAAAAAAGGAAAACGCCATCCTCACGGTTGACATTAAGCGCAGCGTTGATCCAGAACTTGTACTCCGTTTTATAGAGGAAAACGATGCCTTAGCGCAATCGGTGATTATTACTTACTCCATGGAAACAGCACAACAACTTTACAAGTTAAATCCTGAGGTTGTACTTTCTGTGAGCATTAGAAATATGAAAGAGTTTGATACAGCTGCTAGCTCTGGCATTCCATGGAAAAATATGGTCGCTTTTACGGGAACTATAGAATCAGATCCATCATTGTATGCCAAATTGCATGAAAAGGGAGTGATGTGTATGCTAGGTACGTTAGGAAACCTTGATAAAAAGGCCAAAGCAAGAGGCGATGTGCTCTATAAAGAATGGACAAAGCTTGGCATAGACGTCTTTGCAACCGATAGACCACTTGAAGTGCAAAAAGCGCTTTCAAAGTAG
- a CDS encoding polysulfide reductase NrfD: MATTNNHEEYAFINRAAGPYAWAYWLMFLSALILPLTLLVQKLASNFWYVLLVSFAMKSGIFFERFVIITTNLQSNTLSKNGDTHLIDIITSSIGMVFLQGVIITIVILGILEVSKKNSKLTDS; the protein is encoded by the coding sequence ATGGCAACTACTAACAACCATGAAGAATATGCGTTTATCAACAGAGCAGCTGGCCCTTATGCTTGGGCTTATTGGTTAATGTTTCTATCTGCCTTAATTTTACCCCTTACCCTACTCGTGCAGAAATTAGCATCAAACTTTTGGTATGTATTATTGGTCTCTTTTGCGATGAAAAGCGGGATATTCTTTGAGCGATTTGTAATCATTACAACTAATCTACAGAGTAATACTCTGTCTAAAAATGGCGACACCCACCTCATTGATATAATTACATCTAGCATTGGAATGGTATTCTTACAAGGTGTTATTATTACCATCGTGATTTTGGGAATATTAGAGGTTTCAAAGAAGAATTCAAAGCTTACAGATTCTTAA